The genomic stretch AATGTAATGCCACATTTACTAATCATGGTGAGGACTGAAACAGTGAAACCTAATTAAACTTTGGTGGTTGGCTTTTGATGACCCATCATTCCACACACAGGGCTGCGACGCCTCCGTCCTCCTATCCGTGAACCCCGCCGGCGGCAACACGGAGCGTCAGTCCCGGGCGAACAACCCGAGCCTGCGCGGCTTCGACGTGATCGACGCCGCCAAGGCCGCCGTGGAGCGGAGCTGCCCGCGCACCGTCTCGTGCGCCGACATCGTCGCCTTCGCCGCCCGCGACAGCGTCAACCTGACGGGCAAGCTCTTCTACCAGGTGCCCGCGGGGCGGCGGGACGGCCGCGTGTCCAACGAGACGGAGGCCGACACCAACCTGCTTGGCCCTGACAGCACGGCGCAGGTCCTCATCGACGGCTTCAGGAGGAAGAACCTCACCGTCGAGGACATGGTGGTGCTGTCGGGCTCCCACACTATCGGCCGCTCCCACTGCGCCTCCTTCCTGGCCACCAACCGCCGCCGGCTGGCCGACGGGACCATCAGCGCGGCGTACCAGGCGCTGCTGGAGGCGCTGTGCCCGCCCAGCCCCGGCCAGTTCGACCCAAACACGACGGAGATCGACGTCAGCACGCCGGCTGTGCtggacaacaactactacaagctGCTGCCGCTCAACCTCGGCCTCCACTTCTCCGACGACCAGCTCATCCGCAACGCCACGCTCGCGCCGCTCGCCAACGCCTTCGCCGCCGACGAGACGCTCTGGAAGCAGAAGTTCGCCGCCGCCATGGTCAAGATGGGCAACATCGACGTCAAGACCGGCACCACGGATGAGATCCGCCTCAACTGCAGCGTCGTCAACCCGTCCTCGTCgtcggcggccgccgccggggTGATCGAGATGCTGTTCCCGGCCGACGAGGTTGCCACGAGCTGATGAAGTACTGATGATCAGCAATATGTACACACGTTACACGTACGCGCGTGTGCATGAGTATTGATCAGCAGTGTCGTCTTTGCTTTGCATGTATGTGATTGCCTTTTGTACGTACGTGTGGACGTGGACCTACTAGCTTGTTGTTTGTTGCGCACAGTCGTACACCCGGGCTTGGTGTGGGAAATTAATAAACAAAATAATGATCGATGATCTACGTACTTCTtaaactatctccaacaatcctcacccaaaatacaagactcatttgtcctttgggtagcgctacaggtaaaaggttccatacctatttttagtcttctccaacaacaagacctaaaagacaacactctctgcaaatgggtctcgaggagagaggatacccaaatttgggttatgcctctcctgatacccaaagtgggtcttctgtatgggtcctctgttggaggctataggtattgtgttggagacccattttggatttgggttcccaaatgaaTCTCCTGTTGGAGATAGCCTTATCTAGCTAGTCGTACAATCATTAAAGTTCCACGTTCGGAAAAGAAgacacatgcatgcatatgcatgttcAGTCCAACACGTTACGGCCAATATCTGCACGAACAGATGGCGGGCCGGGTTCAGTCTGACCGACCgaccgggccttgtttagttcgccccaaaactaaaaaaaattttaagattcgctgtcacatcgaatctttcggtacatgcataaaatattaaatattgacaaaaataaaaactaattgcacagtttaactgtaaatcacgagataaatcttttgatcctagttagtctataattgcacaatatttaccacaaacaaacgaaaatgctacagtagcgaaatccaaaatcttttcgcatctaaacaaggccttaattgtcATACGGGGAAGCGCAGGCATGAGCCAAAGCCCAAGGGTGGTTGTCTCTACACTGGAGGTggcgttaggccttgtttagttggcaaaaattttagattttggatagtgtagtattttcatttgtttgtggcaaatattgtctaatcataaactaattaaggtTAAATGATTCATCTCGCAATGGATGGTTCAGTCTGACCGACCGACCGGAAACGATATGGATGGTTCATAATGCAAAAACTATGGTAGTTTCTATAGATACTAATTACACTGCCGTGTAGGTAACTCGTTGATGTGATAAGTGATTTACCTAAGAGAGAAAAAATATAACTGTCATATGCTATAGAAACTGCTAATAGTTTTATACATTGAAAGTGCCCTCACACCTCCAAGGGCTCCAACCATCGAACCTTATCCTTTCCATCgcgtaaaataataatatttgttaCAGCAAACTCTCTCTACATAGCTATATAATAACTGTTAGACGAGCCTATTTGATTGCCAGACCACAGATTTAGCCAGGCCCTGCTAGTACAAACAGACTTTGTTTATTTGCCTAACctactgaaagcccaagtttggttttagtaattaatgacactaagatgctaatgccttgtgtttaagtgatttgagttaggcatagcaacacatgtgatgaaggtgcatggtggcatggaaaggtggccacatgactacAAAGAGATGATTCTTGaggtggagatcatgatgatagacgaggagcaaagttatcaaggcaaaggtataaacatagggttttacttttgccggtctaagatgagtagagaagtgattgaccgggtttaggataggtagccgactatcaagaggggaaatcacggttatctctcgaatcaagtgctactaggtccatatcttgagcatatgcattaggatctagtaaagtgctaacctaactcttttgggaaaatgtttgtgaaaagctaacacacatgcactttggtggtggacacttgttggtgttagcacatttacaaaagaGGTGgaattcctagggttgagaggggtttgggttcctctctccctcccgccgagcttgcgaggcgagattcgatgcttttgagaaaaataagtgtatattttctattgcgccggtgggaaatttggagaagtcacgggagtgtttttcgctgagaaacactcaccggacgctgagtgcggaggcaccggacgctggcctcagagtccggtgtgcttgaccctgctagggttgagcaccggacgctctctgagagcgtccggtgtgtgggCGTTTtacgaccctctctgcgcatgggtccggtgagcaccggacgctaccggtgcttagcgtccggtgacccgcaggtttgcggaactctctgcgcatgagtccggtgtggacctgcagagcgtccggtgatccgcaggtgaccgttaggatctgacacgcgagattcaggacggacacgtggccaactctagTGCACCagacgcagggagtcgagcgtccggtgctcacttagtagcgtccggtgcccccattTTTAGCCCAATGAAAAcatccaacggctagtttctgagagtggcttataaatagttggtggccggctttgggaggttcactcttgcacatttgaatacttgaggcatacattgagctagaaaacactccctccactcatctccttgcttgattgctcatcctagtgagattgagtgagattcaagtgcattgctttgagagttgcatttagtggcacttgattcttaagtttgctgcagatttcttgttactcttgggtgtttcccgacgccttagacggcttggagcagcggtggtgttgagctcgtgattggagattgtttcgagcctcaccaagtgacttgtgaggggttcttgagccttccccacaggagatcgcaattggctactctagtggattgctcatggcttggaggatccccatcttgtgagtggatgtgcggcacccgctgagggtttggcttcggattgccaattagctcgcgatccatcaagtgggtgtatcggcacaacgaggagtagcttgccgggaagcaagtgaacctcggtaaaaaatcttgtgtcatctcttgccgagggtattctattgtgattgtgattgtgagtgattggttggatatatctctactctacaacgttggtataaccatCACTCTCCATTCCCTTTCTTACTTGTatatcttgctagttgtgtagcttgtttagtttagtcttcttgtttaggagtgtaactagccttctcttgttgttgtgctttagtgtttagccttgtactagtttgtataggtggcttgcataacttagttgagctagtgctagaattgcttcgccatttgttttactaactcacttgcttagtgaagtttgtagaaattttaaataggctattcacccccctctagccatttggacctttcacctaCCTTTTGCAAGCTAGCCTCACACACCCCTTAAAACAGGGATGAGTTTAGCCATGGAAAACATTTTATTTCTCTGAGTTCGGCTCGAGCAAGGGCTCGCTTGGCCTTTTTGGCCTCCTGGCTATTGGCTCTCGCAGGCTCACGTGGGAATGGTGAAATCTCTGTGCATATGTGGTGCTAGGGTTTTGCCTCATTCCTTCCCATTTATCCATCCCTCCTGTCTTCTTTGTCGCTTCTCCTTCCCTCACTCTCTCCATTCTCCTTTATTGCTTGTGTGTACACATTGTGGTAGTAGAAGCTCCCAGCCCTTGAGGTTGGGGAGTTCTCACATTGTCGTCTTTGTACTAGAGATGGCATTGCTGTGCCTCCTACATCTCGTGCTGTGGTCCACCGACTcgcttggtggtggtggtggctagTGTCTCTCACATCCCTCTTCTTCCCTCTTTTGGATCCGTTTTGTCTTCTCTGTGTCCATAGGGGTGCTGCTTGTTTGCTTGGACCTTTCCACCTCGCCTATTGTTTCTATGGTTGCTCTCGCTCGTAGCAAGGTGATATCCCCTCTCATACTCTTATCTTACATGGATCTCATTTTAATGGTACATGGTTCAGTCCAAATCTTTAGATTTGAGGTGGTTGTGTGCAAATCCCTAGTCACCGCAAGACTTTAGCTTTAAATGTGGACTATTTCGAGtcttgtggtggtggtggtgttgagGTTGATTTCATCTTCGCTATGCTTGCATTTGTTTCCCAATTGGAGTTTACTATACATGGTGCTATTGAAAATCATGTTATTTCTTGGATTGCCTTGTACGATGTAGTCAATGATGCAGTTTGTAGGCTAATGCTGAAGCAAAATAAATTTATCAACCGACAGTCTATTACCAAAGTGAGAtattgttgggtaccataaaaagggatacccaaatcagagcaataaaaaacgcaaaaaacAAAGCATACTAAATCACCGGGGCACGGCCCCCAGCTCATTTGACCCCCCAGGGCCTCAGACacgagttccgactcgcccgaccccgcagGGCCTCGGGCACGAATTCCGACTCGCCCGGCCccgcagggcctcggacgcgagttccgactcgcccgacccctcagggtctcgAACGcaggttccgtctcgcccgaccccttctgggctcgggcgccggatcCCGATCCACCAGGTCAACAAGACTTCCACTATACGGCGCCCGTGCCCGCGAAGTGACAAGCGCGATGACTCCCATACCATAGCAGGGCAGGGTGCCGACTGTTTCAACCACCCTGGGCACTGCAGCctcacctctttcactgtgtgaccttacctctttcactgtggcgtactgccgcacagtagaaagggaatgggagaGGTTAATCAGCACCACAATTTGAGGTCTTTTCCCACTATCGACAGGATGTGCAGCAGTGCCGGCGTTCCGACCCCCATAacccctacagggctcggtaaccctctataggagcagccatgctgtcaaccatccctcaaggacgagatggaccagcttcaacagggtcgggactgtggtttcaccattcaacagaagaaatctactcatgtaaatacctgtcttcccttgaggctataaaaggggagccagggttcacaactaAAGACAAGTTCAGAAGGATCACACACACACTACCGCCacactctttcacagagcagcgatcatcactctgtccaccactaagccgagacctgggacttagccctctctcgcaactagcttgtaccccctactacaagcacctttgggtgtaaggttatacagaatccacaaccacactggacgtagggcattcttggcccgaaccagtataaaccctcggtgtctcacttgcatcaccatccaagcttgggtagtcacgcagacttatacttgttagtgcctagaccacgagtctagacgccgacagttggcgcgccaggtaggggccttctgcgtgacatTCACCTGTTCCTACTGGGAAGGCTGGGATGGCAGACGGGTTTTACCCACTTcgccgcggcaccatcatgacgttcgggagtttggagttcatgtccctcggttccggctacgacatggtcctcctcccgcctCGTGGTGATGTCGAGCCTCGCCCCGATCCGATCCCACCGCAGTCAATGCGTGGGAGTCGTTCGGGACGCAGTACAAGGGGCAACCGGAAGGGGCGTCAGAGATCCGGGATCTCTGACCCTACCACTAAGGCCAGGGTCCCtccggccctccccccgcatattcctcatcaGATCGCCCGTTCCTCTGGCCCGgcaggcgctagaggaagggctcgcggggcaCCAAGCTCCGCTCCCCGGACCGACAGAGGGTCATCACGACCTCCCATCCCACCCCGGTCGAAGGGGAAGGCACGACCTACACCCGTCCCCCGTCTTCCTCCTTCTCGACCTGTGGACGAAGGAAAAACAGCAGCATCTCCCGAGTTCCCTTTCGGGCTCAGGAATGCTGCCGCtacctacgcctcttccgtgagcacttcgttaagtgcgtacgcggaacTTCTAGGGCACCACTTGAGGTCTACCATGGACCTCATCTCCACGCCGCCCGTCTCATCATACCCAGAGGACCCCACCTCGGGCGATGACGAGTGGATCGGCCCTGACTTCTCcgggtgtggcgacccggagaccttcatgcgcttcttggaggccagcaactactgtcttggctactccgactccgacaaCGGGAGCTATGACCCGTCGCGAGAATGTTTCAACCTGGAAGCAGGGGGGATGTCGCATAACGCCCAGGGAGGCGCAGGGCCCCCTAGGCAGGGGAATGCAACCCCACCTCCCAACCCTACTCCCGGGACCGATCCTGGAGCCCGAGGGGCAGCATCAGCCCCCGTAGGAGGACACCGCcctgacctcgagcagctcgatgagctggaggctaggctcgaagaagaacgcacacgcctccgccaactccgcgaaGCCCTGGTCCGAGACCCGACTGGCCGCGGAGATGGAGGTGAAGCTAGACGCCGCGCCCGAGACATCAACCGTCGCATCGTCGAGGATACAGGGGTTGACGCCccggtcttcagcacggccagccagaatgtCATGGCCGCCGCACTCCTCCTCAGAGCCATGCCCGAGCCGTCGACTCCTGAAggaaggagagtgcgccagggACTACGTGGTCTCCTGGAGCAGGTTGTGGTACAAAACGCGGAGAGTTCTGCATCACAATCCCAAGGCTCGAGACGTCGAGAAGACCGcccccctcctaacaaggcaccaacggtgCAGGGTCCGCTGCCCCCTGATCCACAAAGGGGCAACAGGGCCCCGTCAGTCCACAAACGCATCAGGGCCGACGCGGACgttcgggccaccctcgaggctaagcggcgtgacagggacgaggccgagtcccGACGCTATCGACCACGCCGAGGTGGaaggtacgaccccgatcacgaCCACAACACGTCACCAGAACCTCTAGgcccccgcgtcttcagcgaggccatacgcagggccaagttcccggccCGATTCCGACAGCCTGCCAACCTCACCAAATACTCAGGggaaaccaaccctgagctctggctggcggattaccgcctAGCATGCCAGCTAGGCGGAGCAGACGgcgacctgctcatcatccgcaacctcccatTGCATCTGGCCGACACGGCCAGGGCATGGCTtgagcacctccctgagcgcatgatccacgactgggccgacctggtcaggatctttgtcgggaacttccagggcacgtacgtgcgccctgggaactcctgggacctcaggagctgccggcagaagcccgatgagtccctccgagacttcatcaggcgattctccaaacagtgcactgagctccccaacatcacggactccgacgtcatcggagccttcatttccgGCACCACTTGCAAAGAGCTCGTACATgagctcggacgcaagacccccacgagcactagtcagctgctcgacatcgccaccaactttgcctcaggcgaagaggcagttggCGCCGTCTTCTCCGACGGCGCTGCgaaggggaaacagaaggccgaggccaccgaagcctcgggctcacgcgaccccaagaagaagaagaagggtcgcaaggggaagcagggtcagtcggacgacaacctggtcgccgcggcagatcgcaagaaccctAAGCGGGCCCCTGCTGGCCCCGGACTCTTcgacgagatgttgaagaagccgtgcccctaCCACAGGGGACCAACCAGgcacacccttgaggagtgcaccgtcctcCGTCGGTACTACACCGACGTCATCACCAAGGAGAGCGCCGAAGAGCCACCAAAGGACGACGAGCCCCAGGGGGAGGGTTTCCCCAAAATCAAGAACTgcctcttgatctttgggggacgtgcggctcgcctcactgcgAGTCAGAGGAAGTGCGAACTCTGAGAAGTTTGTGCAGTCAGCGCAGTCGCACCCtcgtacctcaaatggtccgagagcgcaatcacgttcgaccgacaagatcacccggatcggatccccaatcccgggagctatcctttgatcgtcgaccccatcatcgccgagacccgcctcactaaggtgctgatggatggaggcagcggcctcaacatcctctacgccgaaactctggccctcatggggatcagcaagtcccggctgAGAAACGACACAGcgccattccacggagtggtgccgggtcaccgtgcccaccccctcggacagatcgatcttcccgtctgcttcgggaccccGGACAACTTCAGGCGGGAGGTCCTCACTTTCGAtgtggtcgggttcccagggacctaccacgcaatcCTGGGACGACcttgctacgccaagttcatggccatccccaactacacctatctcaagctcaagatgccggggccaaagggcatcatcaccgtcagcacgaccagtcAGCACGCTTATCAATGCGACATCGAGTGCATTGAGCAAGACGAGGCTCTGGCTGAGTCTCTGGCCATCCTTACTGGCCTCGGCGACTGCAGCCAGGACGTacccgaccccaagcgtcacgccgggagcttcgagccggcggaggaaaccaagctagtcttcctcgaccccggAACCTCTAAGAGCAGGGCGTTGAGGAttagctccagcctcgaccccaaataggaagtggtgctcgtcgactttctccgcgcaaacgcTGACATATTTGCATGGAGCCCCTCGGACATgtctggcataccgagggaagtcgccgagcactccttggacatccgagccggctccaagcccgtgaagcaacgcctgcgccgatttgacgaggagaagcgtcgggccatcggggaAGAGATCCACAAACTGCTGGCagctggattcatcaaggaggtattccatcctgagtggttagctaatcccgtactagtcaaaaagaaaagtgggaagtggaggatgtgtgtagactatactagtttaaataaagcatgtccaaaaaacccctttccattacctcgtattgatcagatagttgactccaccgcgggatgcgaaattttatcttttcttgatgcatattccggttaccaccaaatcaagatgaaagagtctgaccagctcgcgacttctttcatcaccccttttggaatgtattgctacgtaaccatgcctttcggCCTCAAGAACGCAGGGGCTACATATCAatgatgtatgctccaggtctttgggaaccttataggcaaaacagtggaagcttacgtagacgacattgtcgtcaaatccAGGAAAGCAAGTGGCCTGGTtgccgacctggaagaaacGTTCCAATGCCTCAGGGCAAAGGGGATCAGGCTCAACCCCGAAAAATGTGTTtttggggtcccccgaggcatgctcctcgggtttaTCGTGTCCgagcgagggatcgaggccaatcTAGAAAAAGTTTCGGCCATCGCAAACATGGGCCAGATTCgcaacctaaagggagtacagagggtcatgggatgtctagcctccctaagccgttttatctctcgtctcggggaaaaagggctacctctgtataggttattAAGGAAATCAGAGCATTTTCCtagacccccgaggcccaggaagccctcgacaagctcaaggctctgctcacaAACCCTCCCATCCTAgtgccccccgccgagggggaaccacttcTTCTCTATGTTGCAGCTAccgatcaggtggccagcgcggctgtcgtggtcgaaaggaaggaaaaagggcacgccctgccggtccaaagaccgGTATACTTCGTCAGCGAAGTActatccgacacaaagacccgatacccccagatccaaaaactactctacgcTGTAATTCTGACCCGCcgcaagctccgccattactttgaGTCTCATCCAGTCTCGGTGATATCATCTTTCCCCCTGGgggaagtgattcagaaccgagaggccaacggaagaattgctaagtgggccatagagctcatgggtgaTGGGATCACCTACGAGCCTCGGAGGGCCATAAAGTCCCAAGTTCTGGCAGATTTCATGGCAGAGTGGACCGGGACTCAGCTCCCCCACCACAAATCCAGCACGAATGCTTgaccatgtacttcgacgggtctttgatgaaaaccggGGCCGGCGTGGGCCTCgttttcatctcacccctcgagGTAAAGATGCGTTATACGATCCGACTCCATTTCGCCGCCTCAAACAACACAGCCAAGTACGAGGCCCTCGTAAACGGACTCCACATCGCAACCGAGCTCGGGATCAAACGGCTCGAAATCCGAGGTGattctagactcatcatcgaccagGTCATGAAGGAGTCTAGCTGCCATGATCCCAAAATGGACGCGTACTGCAAAGCGGTCCGACGCCTGGAggaaaagttcgacggcctcgaactcaaccacgtgttaaggaaatataacgaggccgccgacgcgcttgccaagatggcatccgagcgggccacaGTCCCCCCGGATGTTTTTTCCAGCGACCTCTATAAGccttccgtcgactacaagGGTGATGGGGGGTCGGACGAACTCCCGAACGGGCCAAGTTCCGACCCCAGGGGTTCCGTCGCTCCAGagcaggaggccatggacatcgagccagagccaccCACATCCGACAACTCGCCTGACTGGCGCTACCCTTTGCTTCAACGCTTGGTCGACGGCACTCTGCCCCTGGACCAGGCTGAGGCAAGGCGCGTGGCTCGTCGTGCCAAGACCTTTGTCCTCCTCGACGGGAAGATGTACAAGCGCAGCCCCTCGGGCATTCTCATGCGTTGCATCCCTCGTCGAGAGGGAATCAAGCTCCtgcaggacatacactcgggggcttatggccatcacgccgcgcctcggacgttggtaggaaatgccttccgacaaggcttctactggcccaccgccgtgGTCGATGCCACGGACATCGTGcggacctgtgagggatgccagttttacgctcggCAGATACATCTACCTGCTTAGGCTctgcagacgatccccatcacc from Sorghum bicolor cultivar BTx623 chromosome 3, Sorghum_bicolor_NCBIv3, whole genome shotgun sequence encodes the following:
- the LOC8086302 gene encoding peroxidase 1 gives rise to the protein MAGERMSTSSGGFAGLVACVATVCLLLPTGSRAQLKVGFYNTTCPNAEALVRQVVTAAFANNSGVAPGLIRLHFHDCFVRGCDASVLLSVNPAGGNTERQSRANNPSLRGFDVIDAAKAAVERSCPRTVSCADIVAFAARDSVNLTGKLFYQVPAGRRDGRVSNETEADTNLLGPDSTAQVLIDGFRRKNLTVEDMVVLSGSHTIGRSHCASFLATNRRRLADGTISAAYQALLEALCPPSPGQFDPNTTEIDVSTPAVLDNNYYKLLPLNLGLHFSDDQLIRNATLAPLANAFAADETLWKQKFAAAMVKMGNIDVKTGTTDEIRLNCSVVNPSSSSAAAAGVIEMLFPADEVATS